A window from Aquabacterium sp. NJ1 encodes these proteins:
- the zapD gene encoding cell division protein ZapD produces the protein MILYEYPFGESIRTMLRLEHLFNRLGILMWREAPVDHHYALSTIFEIMDVASRADLKSDLLRDLDRYKLQFQSYRGNPAIQESALDDVLARIDRVYNNLNQLPGKAGQSLSSNDWLMSIRSRISIPGGTCEFDLPSYYAWQQEPAAKRQADLQQWVSTLTPLAEALNVMLGLLRDAGHPHMVAAPCGQYQQNLKDNRSYLLLRLRIDPALGLIPEISCNRLMVSIRLMRADADGKLKIASDLDAGFELTLCA, from the coding sequence TTGATCCTCTACGAATACCCTTTCGGCGAAAGCATCCGCACGATGCTACGGTTGGAACACCTCTTCAACCGCCTGGGCATCCTGATGTGGCGCGAGGCCCCGGTGGACCACCACTACGCCTTGTCGACCATCTTCGAGATCATGGACGTCGCCTCGCGCGCCGATCTCAAAAGCGACCTGCTGCGTGATCTGGACCGCTACAAGCTCCAGTTTCAAAGCTACCGCGGCAACCCGGCCATCCAGGAAAGTGCACTCGATGACGTGCTGGCGCGCATCGACCGCGTCTACAACAACCTGAACCAGTTGCCTGGCAAGGCGGGCCAATCGCTGTCCAGCAACGACTGGTTGATGAGCATCCGCAGCCGCATCAGCATCCCGGGTGGCACCTGCGAGTTTGACCTGCCCTCCTACTACGCCTGGCAACAGGAGCCAGCCGCCAAACGGCAGGCCGACCTGCAGCAATGGGTCAGCACGCTCACGCCGCTGGCCGAAGCGCTCAACGTGATGCTGGGCCTGCTGCGCGATGCAGGGCACCCGCACATGGTGGCGGCCCCCTGCGGCCAGTACCAGCAGAACCTCAAGGACAACCGCAGCTACCTGCTGCTGCGCCTGCGCATCGACCCGGCACTGGGCCTGATCCCCGAAATCAGCTGCAACCGCCTGATGGTGTCAATCCGCCTGATGCGTGCAGATGCCGACGGAAAGCTCAAGATCGCGTCAGATCTGGACGCGGGGTTCGAGTTGACACTTTGCGCGTGA
- a CDS encoding lipopolysaccharide biosynthesis protein, producing MKAVIARAVVIKIGAVLSSFVLTMVLTRVMDQEQFGQYSLAITWVTLLSIIAPLGFPQLILRERAGTGGVQRATLLLTTGTILAFGVVGLAAAWSATLWLASDWGDLVPVATLMLPTWGVIRVSSGIISGAGLINLGQAVDTLARPLLLLAAVGGVWWRGRQSLDAKTVLELSLVTMAGLAVFVIWQGWANRGKVQSAQWKANTLYSSSLWASVVIAAVSAAQLAMSSLDTLIIGWTMSVKDVALYRSAVLQCLAFTSISEVLNVFLRPKIPAHLAAGRARELETLIARATQWATMFAFAGWLTYAAVGAPLSAWIFGEKYREAFAAALILMGGQVAMIAIGPVDTVLIMGEKERVMLRILLAGIAPFALLAWTFGQRWGIEGVAVACVAVNVAQRLAGSLAAFKLLGMRVGLFLSWR from the coding sequence ATGAAAGCGGTGATCGCGAGGGCCGTGGTGATCAAGATTGGCGCGGTACTGTCCTCGTTCGTGCTCACCATGGTTTTGACCAGGGTGATGGACCAAGAACAGTTTGGCCAGTATTCATTGGCAATCACGTGGGTCACACTGCTATCGATCATTGCCCCCTTGGGGTTTCCTCAGCTCATTCTGCGTGAACGTGCAGGCACAGGTGGTGTTCAGCGGGCCACCTTGTTGCTGACAACAGGGACGATTCTGGCGTTTGGCGTCGTCGGCTTGGCTGCGGCGTGGTCGGCCACACTGTGGTTGGCTTCCGACTGGGGCGATCTGGTACCGGTGGCCACATTGATGTTGCCGACATGGGGCGTGATCCGAGTGTCTTCCGGGATTATTTCGGGGGCGGGGCTGATCAATCTCGGACAGGCTGTTGACACCTTGGCGCGACCATTGCTGCTGCTCGCCGCGGTTGGTGGAGTTTGGTGGCGTGGACGCCAGTCCTTGGATGCCAAGACCGTATTGGAGCTAAGCCTGGTGACCATGGCTGGGCTTGCGGTATTCGTGATTTGGCAGGGATGGGCAAATCGCGGGAAAGTCCAATCGGCGCAGTGGAAAGCGAACACGCTGTACTCGTCGAGCCTATGGGCGTCGGTTGTGATTGCGGCGGTGTCAGCCGCCCAGTTGGCAATGAGTTCCTTGGACACCTTGATCATCGGTTGGACGATGTCCGTCAAAGATGTGGCTCTTTATCGATCAGCAGTGCTGCAATGTCTCGCCTTCACTTCTATTTCTGAGGTTCTGAATGTCTTTCTGCGACCTAAAATACCTGCACACCTCGCCGCTGGACGGGCGCGCGAGCTTGAAACCCTGATTGCTCGCGCCACGCAATGGGCGACCATGTTCGCATTTGCTGGGTGGTTAACGTATGCCGCCGTCGGTGCTCCGCTGAGCGCGTGGATTTTTGGTGAGAAATATCGCGAAGCGTTTGCCGCTGCTTTGATTCTCATGGGAGGTCAGGTGGCAATGATTGCGATCGGTCCCGTGGACACCGTGCTCATCATGGGAGAAAAGGAGCGCGTCATGTTGCGCATACTTTTGGCCGGAATTGCTCCTTTCGCTCTCCTTGCCTGGACTTTTGGACAAAGGTGGGGCATTGAGGGCGTGGCAGTCGCTTGTGTGGCGGTCAATGTAGCTCAACGCCTTGCTGGTAGTTTGGCCGCGTTCAAACTCCTAGGAATGCGTGTTGGCCTATTTTTGAGTTGGAGGTGA
- a CDS encoding DNA gyrase inhibitor YacG codes for MSTERDAPSPAQGKKNLQVRCPSCGVMHTYSTDNPYRPFCSKGCKAIDLGAWASEQYRVEAKPTTEDLNDAPDA; via the coding sequence ATGAGCACCGAGCGCGACGCCCCCTCGCCGGCCCAAGGCAAAAAGAACCTGCAAGTGCGCTGCCCCTCCTGCGGGGTCATGCACACCTACAGCACCGACAACCCCTACCGCCCCTTCTGCAGCAAGGGCTGCAAGGCCATTGACCTGGGTGCGTGGGCAAGCGAGCAATACCGGGTCGAGGCCAAGCCAACGACCGAGGATCTGAACGATGCCCCGGATGCCTGA
- a CDS encoding Wzz/FepE/Etk N-terminal domain-containing protein produces the protein MGAPKTALGDDVRGELTPQDIVDLIASNRRMLVAVPLAAGLLAGVASFAVPKQYAAETAFMAPQSQTGVAASMLQSLGALSGLASSVADVQNPLDQYVALLKSRTIADALIKQFDLKTRYEVTLNDDARLELASRTTVISGKDSIVRVAVEDRDPVFSAKLTNAYVDQLRVLLGRLAITEAQQRRAFFEQQLQKTRANLDASENKLRNAGIDPATLKVDPSSAVRFAADLAVQIAQAKVQLDVLGRTLTPTASEYRSAQAQLDSMLKMQSSYAKGGEGGSDAQKNYINSYREYKYQETLFQMYAQQYELARIDEAKEGSGVLQVLDAAAPPERKSKPRRLVWVIAGILLGFSAVVGTVFGRDWSRRQGLRWKGRGQA, from the coding sequence ATGGGCGCTCCTAAGACGGCTTTGGGCGATGATGTGCGTGGGGAACTGACGCCGCAGGACATCGTCGATTTGATCGCAAGTAATCGGAGGATGTTGGTTGCCGTTCCCCTGGCCGCAGGCCTGTTGGCTGGTGTTGCCAGTTTTGCGGTTCCGAAGCAGTATGCGGCCGAGACTGCATTCATGGCGCCTCAATCCCAAACCGGCGTTGCAGCGTCGATGTTGCAGTCTCTTGGCGCTTTGAGTGGTCTGGCCAGTTCTGTCGCCGACGTGCAAAATCCGTTGGATCAATATGTGGCTTTGTTGAAAAGCAGGACGATTGCTGATGCTCTTATCAAGCAATTCGACCTCAAAACTCGATACGAAGTCACGCTGAATGACGACGCCCGTCTTGAACTGGCCAGTCGTACGACGGTCATTTCTGGAAAGGACTCAATTGTCAGAGTTGCGGTCGAGGATCGCGATCCTGTGTTTTCGGCAAAACTGACCAATGCTTATGTTGATCAGCTGCGGGTACTCCTTGGCAGGCTGGCCATTACCGAAGCTCAGCAGCGGCGAGCATTTTTCGAGCAACAGTTGCAAAAGACTCGTGCAAACCTGGATGCGTCCGAAAATAAGCTCAGAAATGCAGGTATTGATCCAGCCACATTGAAGGTGGATCCATCCTCAGCTGTTCGCTTCGCCGCCGACTTGGCCGTCCAAATCGCTCAAGCCAAAGTGCAACTGGATGTTCTTGGCCGAACGCTAACCCCGACAGCGTCGGAATACCGATCGGCTCAAGCTCAGCTTGATTCCATGCTGAAAATGCAATCGAGCTACGCTAAAGGCGGTGAAGGCGGCAGCGATGCGCAGAAGAACTACATTAATAGCTATCGAGAATATAAGTATCAGGAGACGCTCTTTCAAATGTATGCGCAGCAGTATGAGTTGGCGCGAATTGATGAAGCCAAAGAAGGGTCAGGCGTGTTGCAGGTCTTAGATGCGGCGGCGCCTCCTGAACGCAAATCGAAGCCCAGGCGACTTGTCTGGGTTATCGCAGGAATCCTGTTGGGCTTCTCTGCGGTTGTTGGGACGGTTTTCGGACGTGATTGGTCTCGGCGACAAGGATTGCGGTGGAAAGGGCGGGGGCAGGCATGA
- a CDS encoding glycosyltransferase family 2 protein, with product MLSIGVVVLNFRSHAKVERLLASIDSFEDICVCIVDNSVDSVELAALHELAHRYPAVEVLDTGRNGGFSFGTNAGIRHLLDRCTSVLILNPDTTLERDFFSRLKALHTGLPDVAISPHGIRMSDGSVWSAGGEFYWLKGRADVLPHARRSVCTPFGTCACLLVPSDAIRDVGLLDEDFFLGGEEWDLSRRLTRSGWSIVYARAVRYQHEVSGTHEKYGHKFFYMGMRTKVLFARKHYGLWFWGWLVVCFLPAVPMLLLRHTRINKTGPLALMRSIVTAAWRSARAATITETEFLSAGRTR from the coding sequence ATGCTGAGCATTGGTGTTGTCGTTTTGAACTTTCGCTCTCATGCAAAAGTGGAACGTCTGTTGGCGTCAATTGATTCATTTGAAGACATTTGCGTTTGTATTGTCGACAACAGCGTGGATTCAGTGGAATTGGCGGCCTTGCATGAACTGGCGCACAGGTACCCTGCTGTCGAGGTCCTGGACACGGGCCGCAATGGCGGTTTTTCCTTCGGCACCAACGCGGGCATACGCCACCTGTTGGATCGATGCACGTCCGTGTTGATCCTCAACCCGGATACGACACTTGAGCGAGACTTTTTCTCGCGGCTGAAAGCATTGCACACCGGGCTACCGGATGTCGCCATTTCCCCGCATGGCATTCGGATGTCGGACGGTTCCGTGTGGTCGGCGGGTGGGGAGTTTTACTGGTTGAAGGGGCGCGCCGATGTTTTGCCTCACGCACGGCGAAGCGTGTGCACCCCATTTGGCACGTGCGCGTGCCTCCTGGTTCCCAGTGATGCAATACGCGACGTTGGTTTGCTGGATGAAGACTTCTTTCTTGGTGGGGAAGAGTGGGACCTCAGTCGTCGCCTGACGCGTTCAGGCTGGTCCATCGTTTACGCACGGGCCGTGCGTTACCAGCATGAGGTCAGTGGCACGCACGAGAAATATGGCCACAAATTTTTTTACATGGGCATGCGAACCAAAGTGCTTTTTGCGAGGAAGCACTACGGCCTGTGGTTCTGGGGCTGGCTTGTTGTCTGTTTTTTGCCGGCAGTGCCCATGCTGCTCCTCAGGCACACCCGCATCAACAAGACTGGACCGCTGGCCCTGATGCGTTCCATCGTGACAGCGGCCTGGCGTTCGGCTCGAGCCGCCACCATCACTGAGACTGAGTTTTTGAGCGCAGGCCGAACGCGATGA
- a CDS encoding glycosyltransferase, whose amino-acid sequence MDVSGGAERLISELVRHEPGHQVLVYDGGESFYDLGQPLMRAQGILGALWWILTHKRRFDVVHLHLFPSIYFSMILGRSCVVHEHNTGNRRRAYQIFRPVEWLVYRRARAVIAISQAAADALVQWVGGLPRLCVLPNFVPDLAVGQPSEPAACIHDCQETRHEIRLLMVASLTPKKNHAFMLQVLAALPTAFVLHLVGEGPLRDELVRQAGELGVMDRIHFHGAERDVARHYRTADLCVLTSNWEGFGLVAIEAAQFGIPTVVPNVPGLRDFVPDKRFLIQEREPAVWAKRILELRSVASDDTVQSTYREAAKAFSLQAYLVKLDAAYA is encoded by the coding sequence ATGGACGTCAGCGGTGGGGCAGAGCGCTTGATCTCTGAGCTTGTGCGCCATGAGCCTGGACACCAAGTCTTGGTGTATGACGGTGGAGAGAGCTTTTATGATCTTGGTCAGCCACTCATGCGTGCTCAAGGGATTTTGGGTGCTCTATGGTGGATACTGACCCATAAGCGGCGATTTGATGTCGTCCATTTGCACTTGTTTCCGTCCATCTATTTCTCGATGATTTTGGGGCGGAGTTGTGTCGTTCATGAGCACAACACCGGGAACAGGCGCCGGGCATACCAAATCTTTCGACCAGTGGAGTGGCTGGTGTACCGCCGTGCGCGTGCGGTTATCGCGATCAGTCAAGCCGCGGCAGATGCCTTGGTGCAGTGGGTGGGGGGGCTACCTAGACTATGTGTTCTTCCTAATTTTGTGCCGGACCTTGCGGTCGGGCAACCCTCAGAGCCTGCGGCTTGCATTCACGACTGCCAGGAGACCCGGCATGAGATCCGGTTACTGATGGTGGCGTCCCTCACGCCTAAGAAGAATCACGCTTTCATGTTGCAAGTCCTTGCAGCTCTTCCAACGGCTTTTGTGCTTCACTTGGTCGGCGAAGGTCCTTTACGTGATGAGCTTGTCAGGCAGGCGGGGGAGTTGGGGGTGATGGATCGCATTCATTTTCATGGGGCGGAGCGGGATGTCGCGAGACACTACCGCACGGCAGATTTGTGCGTGCTTACTTCGAACTGGGAGGGGTTTGGACTTGTCGCAATAGAAGCAGCGCAATTTGGCATTCCAACCGTTGTGCCAAATGTACCTGGCCTGCGGGATTTTGTGCCTGATAAGCGATTCCTTATCCAGGAGCGAGAGCCAGCGGTTTGGGCGAAGCGAATCTTGGAGTTGCGCTCGGTGGCGTCAGACGACACCGTGCAAAGCACTTACAGGGAAGCGGCCAAGGCCTTTTCCCTTCAAGCCTATTTGGTGAAGCTTGATGCAGCCTACGCGTGA
- a CDS encoding glycosyltransferase family 2 protein translates to MSDTIACIQSLIKSAEHSECSLVVLVVDNSGDFPDQYDGPVTVLKTGFNVGLAGAWYIAQYHHIAQASDYLIFLNNDTQADLAFFDGISKGVQKWGGQCAFGPRIHFSSDPQKIWSRGGRIKRFSASVVHAGEGVPVSKVETGDFETGHLSGCCMIINTESMNDIGGADTNFFFRGEEWDINYRLAQRGVKLVILDEVRLFHHVNGSHDRFDLKMLYLAYRSKMLFAKKIQPFWYFPVWLGLSYFYIIFVAANKFAKLSGRDALDIKPVLLKAFKDGLARDKIRIEDYER, encoded by the coding sequence GTGTCCGACACCATCGCATGCATTCAGTCATTGATTAAATCGGCTGAGCACTCTGAATGCAGTTTGGTTGTGTTGGTCGTGGACAATTCAGGCGATTTTCCTGATCAGTATGATGGGCCAGTGACCGTATTGAAGACGGGATTCAATGTCGGCCTGGCTGGGGCATGGTACATCGCGCAATACCATCATATTGCTCAGGCGTCCGACTATCTGATCTTTCTAAACAATGATACACAAGCAGATTTGGCATTCTTTGATGGCATAAGCAAGGGTGTGCAGAAGTGGGGAGGGCAATGCGCGTTTGGCCCACGAATTCACTTTTCAAGTGATCCTCAAAAAATATGGTCTCGCGGCGGCAGAATAAAGAGATTTTCTGCATCAGTGGTGCATGCAGGGGAAGGGGTCCCTGTTTCAAAGGTCGAAACGGGTGATTTTGAGACAGGTCACCTTTCAGGGTGCTGCATGATCATAAATACCGAAAGCATGAATGATATCGGTGGGGCCGATACAAATTTCTTCTTTCGTGGTGAAGAGTGGGATATCAACTATAGACTCGCCCAGCGTGGTGTGAAGTTGGTGATCCTTGATGAGGTCCGATTGTTCCATCATGTCAACGGCAGTCACGATCGTTTCGATTTGAAAATGCTCTACTTGGCGTATCGGTCAAAAATGCTGTTCGCCAAAAAAATCCAACCCTTTTGGTATTTCCCTGTCTGGCTTGGGTTGAGTTATTTTTATATTATTTTTGTTGCCGCGAATAAATTCGCGAAGCTGTCGGGGCGCGATGCTCTGGATATAAAGCCAGTTCTGCTTAAAGCCTTCAAGGATGGCCTTGCCAGAGATAAAATTCGCATTGAGGACTATGAGCGTTAA
- a CDS encoding class I SAM-dependent methyltransferase has protein sequence MRAQSLRLDLGCGRYKKSGYIGVDKFAAVSPDIVCDIEREQLPYPDGSVDEIYSSQVFEHLRDLNAVMEECHRVLRPQGLLHVTVPYWSSEGAFRDPTHVRFFSEKSFDYWEAGNECAYYASVSPYKIESVDYLLHPSVFVHWARRLFGIRFLKAFNNMIVSVEFKLRAVK, from the coding sequence ATGCGCGCTCAGTCCCTGAGGTTGGACCTGGGTTGTGGGCGCTATAAAAAATCTGGTTATATCGGCGTTGATAAGTTTGCAGCGGTGTCGCCAGATATCGTGTGTGACATTGAAAGAGAGCAATTGCCGTATCCAGATGGCAGTGTTGATGAAATCTATTCTTCCCAAGTATTTGAGCATTTGCGTGATTTGAATGCGGTGATGGAAGAATGCCATCGGGTTCTTCGGCCGCAAGGGCTGTTGCATGTCACCGTGCCGTACTGGAGTTCTGAGGGGGCATTTCGGGATCCAACGCATGTCAGGTTCTTTTCGGAAAAGTCCTTTGATTACTGGGAGGCCGGTAATGAGTGCGCATACTATGCATCAGTGTCTCCATACAAGATTGAGTCGGTGGATTACCTCCTCCACCCGTCTGTTTTCGTGCATTGGGCGCGCAGGCTGTTTGGCATCCGCTTCCTGAAAGCCTTCAACAACATGATTGTGTCGGTGGAGTTCAAGCTTCGGGCGGTCAAGTGA
- a CDS encoding glycosyltransferase, translating to MSTILTWRLAAIFAGSFVICALLVLTQRWHGRLSLDHDLAGVQKIHAKPVPRVGGLGLAFGLIIAVLAGYLTGGTTYPTTLVLLACATPVFLTGLAEDLTKTVRVRTRLLASFASAALAIWVLDIRYTDLDTVLLDSLIRHPVVSVLFTVFAVGGVTHSINIVDGLNGLAAGTVSIMLAGLATLAWMHGDMLVMKLCLWGIASMGGFLLFNYPFGRIFLGDGGAYLAGFWLAQCGVMLLERNPRMSAWALMLVWIYPVWETVFSMYRRRVRDGIATGQADLGHMHQLLYRNLRIKNRGQGKPSQEWLRHGLASATIWATVLGCQIIAVLASESTAITCLAVWTYAAGYVWVYRQLNANGENLRQVAHVANA from the coding sequence GTGTCCACAATACTGACATGGCGGCTGGCTGCCATCTTTGCTGGCAGCTTTGTGATCTGCGCCCTGCTGGTGCTGACCCAGCGCTGGCACGGCAGGCTCTCGCTTGACCACGATCTCGCCGGCGTTCAGAAAATCCACGCCAAACCCGTGCCCCGCGTTGGTGGGCTGGGCCTGGCTTTTGGGCTGATCATCGCTGTTCTGGCTGGTTACCTGACTGGCGGCACCACCTACCCCACCACGCTGGTGCTGCTGGCCTGCGCCACGCCAGTCTTTCTCACCGGGCTTGCGGAAGATCTGACCAAGACCGTTCGGGTTCGCACACGGTTGCTGGCGTCGTTCGCGTCTGCCGCCCTTGCCATCTGGGTACTGGACATCCGGTATACGGACTTGGATACGGTCCTGCTCGATTCGTTGATCCGCCACCCCGTGGTCTCAGTTTTGTTCACCGTTTTTGCCGTGGGTGGCGTCACCCACTCCATCAACATCGTGGACGGCTTGAATGGCTTGGCCGCCGGCACGGTGTCGATCATGCTGGCCGGGCTGGCTACCCTGGCCTGGATGCATGGTGACATGCTGGTCATGAAGCTGTGTCTGTGGGGCATCGCCTCCATGGGCGGCTTCCTGTTGTTCAACTACCCGTTCGGCCGGATCTTTCTGGGTGATGGTGGCGCCTACCTCGCTGGCTTCTGGCTGGCCCAGTGCGGCGTCATGCTGCTTGAAAGAAACCCCCGCATGTCAGCCTGGGCCTTGATGCTGGTCTGGATCTACCCTGTGTGGGAAACGGTGTTCTCCATGTACCGGCGCCGCGTTCGGGATGGGATCGCCACAGGCCAGGCGGACCTGGGGCACATGCATCAACTGCTGTATCGAAACCTGCGCATCAAGAATCGAGGCCAGGGCAAACCAAGCCAGGAATGGCTCAGGCACGGCCTGGCCAGCGCCACCATCTGGGCAACGGTGCTGGGGTGCCAGATCATCGCGGTACTCGCCAGCGAAAGCACGGCCATCACTTGTTTGGCGGTATGGACTTATGCGGCTGGGTATGTCTGGGTGTATCGGCAATTGAACGCCAACGGCGAAAATCTGCGTCAAGTTGCTCACGTTGCCAATGCTTAG
- a CDS encoding acyltransferase: MTNDVAYVVAIFVAIIFISEIIARVGRLTYPSGRFQSIDGLRGCLALLVFFHHAVIWRKFLTAGVWVSPESPVLYQFGEGSVAVFFMVTSFLFGAKILESNGRQDWLRLYISRALRLWPVYLVVIVAMLLEVGYLTNWTLQEPLRMLIVHVVKLVFFFKADVNGLANTDMLLAGVTWSLRYEWFFYFMLPIMSMMGGGAFRVWKFLLTAFALVFAWFAHIRLDLLVAFCGGFAALFLLRFGDQFQKKSDMVLSIGAILMFALSVLVPSRPGFSLTSLGFLAVGFSCIAAGATVFGLLNLRAIKMLGAASYGLYLIHGFFLHLVISVMVGRPQAASMSNAAYWGMVAGIGLISVGFSVLLHHLVEMPCMAATLKFLRRLRPSVVTLRGKA; encoded by the coding sequence GTGACAAACGATGTTGCTTATGTGGTCGCGATATTTGTTGCAATCATTTTCATATCGGAAATTATTGCTCGCGTAGGGCGCTTGACTTATCCCAGTGGACGATTCCAGTCCATTGATGGGCTCAGGGGGTGCTTGGCACTCCTAGTCTTTTTTCATCATGCAGTCATTTGGCGGAAATTTCTGACAGCCGGGGTTTGGGTGTCACCTGAAAGCCCTGTGCTCTACCAGTTTGGTGAAGGTAGCGTGGCGGTCTTCTTTATGGTCACCAGTTTTCTCTTTGGCGCGAAGATCCTGGAAAGCAACGGCCGGCAAGATTGGTTGCGGCTGTATATTTCTCGAGCGTTACGCTTGTGGCCGGTCTACCTGGTGGTGATCGTTGCGATGTTGCTTGAGGTTGGTTATCTCACAAATTGGACGCTGCAAGAGCCTCTGCGTATGCTGATTGTTCATGTGGTGAAATTGGTATTCTTTTTCAAGGCGGATGTGAATGGGTTGGCCAATACAGACATGTTGTTGGCGGGAGTCACCTGGTCCTTACGCTATGAATGGTTCTTCTATTTCATGCTGCCCATCATGTCGATGATGGGTGGAGGAGCGTTTCGCGTCTGGAAGTTTCTGCTTACTGCATTTGCCTTAGTGTTTGCCTGGTTTGCTCATATCCGCTTGGATTTGCTGGTGGCGTTTTGCGGTGGTTTTGCGGCACTTTTCCTTTTACGGTTTGGGGATCAATTTCAAAAGAAGTCAGATATGGTTCTTTCGATTGGCGCAATATTGATGTTTGCGTTAAGTGTTTTGGTCCCGTCGCGTCCTGGCTTTTCGCTGACTTCTTTAGGATTTCTTGCTGTCGGCTTCTCTTGCATTGCCGCTGGTGCCACCGTATTCGGACTTTTGAATTTGAGGGCAATTAAAATGTTGGGGGCCGCGTCTTATGGGCTTTACCTCATCCATGGTTTCTTCTTGCACTTGGTGATCAGTGTGATGGTGGGTCGCCCGCAAGCAGCATCGATGTCCAATGCCGCCTACTGGGGAATGGTGGCCGGCATTGGCTTGATTTCTGTCGGATTTTCTGTGTTGCTTCACCATCTGGTGGAGATGCCCTGTATGGCGGCCACACTCAAATTCTTGCGGCGTCTGCGTCCTAGCGTCGTCACCCTTCGCGGTAAGGCATGA
- a CDS encoding glycosyltransferase family 4 protein: MKGTVLLSVNAAWNAVNFRMGLIHALQDAGWDVVVAAGADRYVSVLEGLGISFEPIPISPRGVNPISDIKLLFAYLDIFRRHRPKAYLGFTVKPNVYGSIAAWWCGVRTLNNIAGLGLVFSGAGLLVWLVTRLYKFALRKSAVVYFQNDEDLLLFLKAGIIRQGQAQRLPGSGVDLGKFEFTELNDSPTEPFKFLLVGRLLWEKGVGEYVEAAKRIRSKYPGRVEFYLLGFLGNGSDGAVTESDVAQWEKDESVHYLGVSDEVAQRLAVCDCVVLPSYYREGVPRALLEAAAVGRPIVTTDWVGCRETVVDGETGFLCRPRDVDDLTEKMETMLMLDFDQRAKMGRLARKHVENFFDQNIILQCYVSDLEKVVT, from the coding sequence ATGAAGGGCACTGTGTTGCTGTCGGTGAATGCCGCTTGGAATGCGGTCAACTTCAGAATGGGGTTGATTCATGCATTGCAAGACGCGGGTTGGGATGTTGTGGTGGCTGCTGGTGCTGATCGCTATGTGTCTGTATTGGAAGGACTGGGTATCTCATTTGAGCCTATCCCAATCTCTCCGAGAGGGGTGAACCCAATATCTGATATCAAGTTGTTATTCGCATATCTTGATATTTTTAGACGGCATCGTCCAAAAGCGTATCTTGGCTTTACCGTTAAGCCCAATGTGTACGGGTCAATCGCTGCCTGGTGGTGCGGCGTTCGTACGCTTAACAATATTGCTGGACTGGGGTTGGTTTTTTCTGGCGCTGGCCTTCTGGTATGGCTAGTAACGCGCTTGTACAAGTTTGCTCTTCGAAAGTCTGCGGTGGTGTACTTTCAAAATGATGAGGATTTGCTTTTGTTTTTGAAGGCAGGGATCATTCGTCAGGGGCAAGCTCAGAGATTGCCTGGCTCTGGTGTGGATCTTGGTAAATTTGAATTCACAGAACTGAATGACTCCCCAACAGAGCCATTCAAATTTTTACTGGTCGGACGACTACTGTGGGAAAAGGGCGTTGGCGAGTACGTGGAGGCGGCCAAAAGGATACGTTCTAAATATCCAGGGAGAGTTGAGTTTTACCTGCTCGGATTTTTAGGTAATGGATCGGACGGTGCTGTCACTGAGTCTGATGTTGCTCAGTGGGAGAAAGATGAGTCCGTACACTATTTGGGCGTAAGTGATGAGGTCGCTCAAAGGCTTGCAGTTTGTGATTGCGTGGTTTTGCCATCCTATTACCGTGAAGGTGTGCCCAGAGCGCTATTGGAGGCTGCTGCGGTTGGTCGCCCGATCGTGACGACTGACTGGGTTGGGTGCAGAGAAACCGTCGTCGACGGGGAAACAGGATTTCTCTGTCGACCAAGAGATGTCGACGATTTGACGGAGAAAATGGAGACCATGTTGATGCTGGATTTCGATCAGCGCGCAAAGATGGGGCGGCTGGCTCGAAAGCACGTTGAGAATTTTTTTGACCAAAATATCATTTTGCAATGCTACGTGAGCGATCTGGAAAAGGTGGTCACGTGA